The DNA sequence AAGTAATCTAAGTGTTCGGATATTAATATTGACCAGACAAGAAATTATATTTAGTCAATGTCAGTAGGAATAAAGAGGACTGAACGTCATACGTTGGGTCCTTTTTTATTTGATGTATCAAGCGTACTGAGAAAATAGAACGCATTCGATAAGTCATCCCCACGAGAGATTGTCAGAAATGATTTATTGAGGAGTGGCGGGCTATTTACTCCATGAATATGCCACTGTACGTGCCCTCGTTCACACATATCAATAATTCAATCCTCTGATTGGTTCTATTATTTATTTTAAAGCGTAAAATATATTCAGCTTGCAACCGTCTTGGTAACAAATTTGTCGCCACGGTTTTTTACTTCCAAATTATAGGTTTCCTATGTTCAAGAAACTCTCGCTTAAAAATAAGCTAGCGATATCAGCTAGTATGGCCATCATCCTGGGGGGGATTTTGGTTGAGGCCCTTTCTTTTCGTGCTTCACTGCAAAGGTTGGATATTGAAGTTGAACAGCGCTTAGAGGGCGCATCGGCTTCGTACAATCAATATGTATCGGATTGGATCTTATCCAAAGAGCGTGCGCTTACTTCTCTTTCGAAAGAGTCCAAGCAAGACAGCTTGGTGACTCATCTAAAACAGGTTCGTGACTCGGCCTCTTTTGATAATGTCTTCTTGGCATTTCCTGATGGTTCGCAAAAGAACGCGAACGGAGTAGTACTGCCGCCGGGTAATGATGATCCCCGTTTATGGGGTTGGTACACCAATGCGGTAGCGAACCCAAGTAAGGTGTTCATGGATAACCCAACGGTTGCTGCAGCAACTGGGGCGAACGTTGTTTCATTAGGAACAGCAATGCAACTGCATGGGCAACAGGTTGTGTTGGGTGCTGATGTAGAAATTACAGACATCTTAAACAGTCTAGAGCAGGTGATTCTTCCAGGTGAAGGTTACATGTTCATCGCGACCAACAAAGGCACGGTTTACACGCACCCTGACACTAAGTTACTGAACAAGAATATCAGTTCACTTGGGTTAAATTTCTCCGATGTACAAAAGGCTCTGACTAGCGGTAAAGACACTTCTATCGAACTGAATGGCAGCGACTATGTTCTGTACGCACGTGCTATTGACGGAACGAGCCTGATTACAGTTAGTGTTGTTAATCATGACTCTCTGGTTGCACCGTTATTTGATGCAGTGATTGGTCAAGTTTTGGCTACACTGCTGGTCGTTATTGTATGTACCATACTGTTTAACGTTTTGTGTACGATTCTATTCCGTCCGTTGAACCACGTATCTCAAGCATTGGCGCAAATCGCGAATGGTAGTGGTGATTTAACTCAACGTATTCATGTAGAAAACCAAGATGAAGTGGGCGAGTTGGCTCATAACTTCAATACCTTTGTTGGAAGCTTACAGCAGTTGATTGGCCATATCCGTGGGCAGTCAGAACAGCTAAATAGCCAGTCAGAGCAAAGTACTCAACGTGCGAACCGTTCTGTGGACGAGCTTAATCATCAACAGCAAGAAATCACAATGGTGGCAACGGCTGTAACGGAAATGGCCTGTGCAACTCAAGAGATTGCATCGCATGCCGAGCAAACAGCAAAAGCGGCACAAGACTCAGCGACAAGCACTAACAGTGGTCACGCTCTGGTAGTCGACACTAAAGGTTCGATTAATAACTTGGCCAATGAAGTGAACGAAGCGGGTAACGTGATCAGCGAACTTAACAAGCACGCTCAAGAGATCTCAACAGTATTAGCGACAATCCAAGGCATTGCAGAGCAAACCAACTTGCTTGCTTTGAATGCGGCGATTGAAGCGGCCCGTGCTGGTGAACAAGGTCGTGGCTTTGCTGTGGTTGCTGATGAAGTACGTGTGCTTTCGCAGCGTACCCACTCTTCAACGGAAGAGATAAAATCAACCATTGATATTCTGCAGCGCACAACGGCGCAAGCGGTTGAGCTGATGGAGAGCAGTTCTAAACTGGCGATACATTCAGTAGAAGATGCAGACAGAGCTTCGCATGCGCTTGAAGAGATCAACACGGCGGTTGCTTTGATCAGCGATATGGCGACTCAAATTGCGACGGCTGCTGAAGAGCAAACACACGTGACGGGTGAAATTACCCAGAACATTACGACCATTAAAGATGTCACTGACCACTTAGTTGTGGGTGCTCAGGACAGTTTAACTGAGTCGAACGAACTTAAGAGTCAAGCCGCTGGCTTAAGTGACAAAGTGGCGACTTTTAAGCTTGCTTAACTGGTTTACTCACTGATGCCTGATCAGTGAGTGCGCGGTAAGCAATAAGCCAAAGCGACGTACATTACGTCGCTTTTTTTGTGTCTGTGAACAATAGAATTCTTTACTAATCCGCTTCTGAAAATTCTCTAAGCGCACTCATTGCGGCTTCAGCTTTGTCTTTTTGAACGAAGATATGATCGTGATAATAGCCTGCAATCACATTGGCACTAATGCCGTATGAGCCAAGTTTAGTCGCAAAAGCAGCCGTTAATCCAACCGCTTCGAGGCTCGAATGTACCGATAAAGTGATCAGGCCAAATACACCGTCGAAGTCTAGTTGAGCTTTGGTCGCAACTTCTTCTTTCAGAACCAGTGTTAAGCCTTCTTTTTCACGAAAGGTCGCTACTGGGTCGAGTTGAACATAATCTGCCAATCCCCCGTCTACAGTACAAAAAACGTAATCACCTTCAATGAGCTCTGGTGACATGGACTTTAGCAGAATGTTTAAATCGGTAATGGCGGTCATCGTCTTTTTCCCTGCGTAATCGCGTTTGTTTATGGTGTTGGATAATGCAGCCAAGATAGAATTTAGCTTTGCATAAGTAAAATTAATAATACTTATTCCACATCAGTATCGTTAATGAGAGAGTTTATCTACCAGCTTGTCGACTGTTCCATCTCGTTAGACAGGTGATCGATAAAGGCTCTTAACAGCGGTGTGATTTGTTTACGCGTCCCATAAACCGCGTGTACACCCAACGTTTTAGGTTTCCATTCAGAGAGTAGAGGAACCAATAGCCCGTTTTCAATTAAGCCTTCGACTGAAGGAAAGGGCAGTAAGCAGATACCGTTGCCTTTGAGTGTGGCAGACAACAATACCTCGGAGGTGTTGGCGCTGAAATTCCCTTTGATTGGCACTGATTCCAGTCCATTCGGGCCTTTAAACGTCCACGCGGTTTTACCAAAGTAACTGAATGACAAACAGTTGTGGTGCGCTAAATCTTGTGCGTTTGATGGCGTACCTTTCTCTTTTAGATATTGAGGAGATGCGCAAATCACCGAGCGACATTCACCTAGCTGCTTCGCGACAATATTCGGTGTTAGTTCGTTGGTAATGCGAATTGCCAAATCGATGCGTGATTCAACAAGATTGACTGTTTGATCAGTAGAAACGATATCAATTGACACCTCTGGCCATTTATCGATGAAGCGACCGATCACGTCCATCAAGAAGCTATCGACAATAGAGTAGCTTGCGGTAATACGCAGTTGACCTTTTAAGTGTTCGCGGCTTTGGTTTCGAATACCCGCTAACGACGCTTCAAGGGCAAGTAGTTCTCTTGCGACTTCTAGTGTTTCTTTCCCTGCACTGGTTAAGCTCAAGCTTCGAGTGGTTCTATGAAGCAAGCGTGTGTCCATCCAGCTTTCGAGTTCCCCCAAATAGCGAGTGACTTTGGTTCGAGATAGCTCAAGGTGCTCTGCTGCTGCACTCAAACTGCCACGTTCAACGATGGTGACAAAGACGTTCATTGCCTCGAGTTTATCCATTGTTCTAATTACCCAACGATTTTCGAATCTAATAGTTACCGGAAAATTAGTATATGTCCGAAAATCGCAACAGTGAAAGTTAATTTGATGTCTATTTCATCTAAATCCAATTAAATAAGATGTTTGCACACTCAATGAGTTGACATGCGTTCAGCTCGAAATAACGGAATCAAGCTATGAAAAAGTTATCTAAAATCCTTCTATCGAGAACCGCGCTTTTAGGAACGATGAGCCTAGGAGCAATGTTGGCAGCATCGAGTGTTGTCTCTGCTGCTGAACTAAACATCACTCATTACAATCCGGGTGAAAACGCGATATTCCCCGCAAGCTCTGTGCTGGTTTCGGGAGAGAAAGAAGTGATTTTGTTTGATGCGCAATTTAGCGTCGCAGATGGGCAAAAGCTGGTGGATCAAATCAAAGCGACTGGCAAAGAGTTGTCGATGGTTTACATCAGCAGCGGCGACCCAGATTTCTACTTTGGCTTAGAACCGATTGTTGCGGCATTTCCAAACGTTGAGGTCGTTGCCAGTGAAGCGATCGTTACTCACATCAAGCGTACAAAAGATGCAAAGCTAGAGTACTGGGGGCCAATCTTAGAAGATAACGCACCATCTAAAGTCATTGTCCCAACCGTTCTTAATGACACCACGTTGAACCTCGAAGGTGAAACCATCGAGGTGAGAGAAATTAACACGCATCAAGCGTACCTGTGGGTGCCGTCTGAGAAAACGGTGTTTGGTGGCGTGTCGGTGTATAGCGGTGTACATGTATGGATGGCAGATACTGCATCGAAAGAGATTCGTAGCCAGTGGTCACAATCATTGGATCGCATGAAAGCACTTGAGCCAGAGGTTGTAATTCCGGGTCACTATTTAGGTGAAATGCCAACAGGTGCTAACGGCGTTCAATTTACGATGGATTACGTGGCAGATATTGAAAAGGCACTGGTAAGTATAAGCAATCCAACGTCTGTTGATATCAGTGATTACATGAAGAAAGCATACCCACAATTTAAGGCAACAGAAGGCGACCTAGAACTGGGTGCCAAAGTGCTAAGTGGTGAGATGGAGTGGCACTAAGTTCATTCTCTCGGTTGTGTCTCAGAAAAGCTTGAAGATTGTGTGCTAGATTTAAGTTGATACACAACTGGAGATATCGATGATCTGGCTTTCGGTGAAAGTACTACAGATTGGACTTGTCTATGGATACAGGAAGTATCAAAAAACGAAAAGAGCTCCAGCTTAGGGGCTCTTTTTTTTGATGTATTAGAAGTATGTGGAAAGAAAACTCACCATTGTCCGGTTTAATAGTCAGTATCTAAATTGACTCTGAAATGTCACATCATCAATAAGCGAATTTATGTTGAAAATAGACCCCATTACCCCTCACATCGGTGCTCGTATCCATGGAGTCGATCTTGCCAGATGCAGTGCGAATGAACTCGATGAGGTTTATCAGGCGCTGATTACCCATCAAGTCATCTTCCTAGGTGATCAAGTACTCTCACCAGAACAACACTTGATGATTGCAGAACGTTTTGGAAGGTTAGAACCTGCGCATCCTTTCTTTCCTTGCGTGGAAAGTGCACCTCAGGTCAGTGTGATTGAAACAACGCGTGGCAATGCCCCGGTGGAAAGCTATTGGCATACCGATTTAACGTGGCGTAGCCTGCCATCTAAAGCTTCTTTGTTGCATGCTCAACATATTCCAAGCGTCGGTGGAGACACTATCTGGTGCTCTATGACCGCTGTATTTGATTCATTAGATGAAAGTATGAAAGCAAAACTGAGGGGCTTATCGGCGACTCATTCGCTGGTGGCTTTTGAAGGCATAGAGTCGGATCAGATTGAGCTTGATTGGCATAAGTCGTTAATTAAAACCGCACATGAAAATCCACCAGTGATTCACCCGGTTGTTCAAATTCATCCTGAAACGGGTAAAGAGACGCTCTATATAAATGAACAATTTACTCGTTATATCAATGAACTCGACCGACAAGAGAGTGATGTTTTACTTAACCAACTGTTCGAAATTGCACGCTGCCCTGAATTTCAAGTTCGTTTCAAATGGGACAAGGGAGCAATGGCTATTTGGGATAACAGGGTAACGCAGCATTACGCGGTGATTGATTACGGCGATACCCCAAGAAAGATGCATCGCGTTACAGTGACATAATGGTAAGTAAGAGGGGTAATTGGTGTAAGCGCTAGCGGACAAACCTTAGGAACTCAGGTTTAGTGTCTGAATTAAAGTATAAAACAGAGACTTCATTCATCTAAGTCAATAATTAAAACAAAAGCGTTGATACATATTTGATTGAAACCTCACTGATCGGAGGTGATTTGTAATATAATCGACGCCAAAATATAAGAATAAAAATTAAACCATAGAATTAGTAAACGTTAGGGCTTAGAGAATAAAGAATTTCGTATGAACGCTATTCGTAAAGTTTATCAGTACGCAGAACCAAACCTTACTCTCGTGGGTTGGATGGGCTTTGTCGGCTTCCCAATTTACTACATAGTGTGGGAGTTCTTGTTCCCTCAACCTTATGAAAACTTAATGCTGCGCTTGTTTTGCTCAGTGTTGTTTTTCGGCATTATCTATCGCAATAGTGTCCCATTTGAATGGCGAAAATACCTTCCGGTTTATTATCAAGTCGCCGTAACCCTCTGCTTGCCGTTTTTCTTCTTCTACATGTTACTAATGAATAATTGGTCCAATGTTTGGGTTATGTCATTCATGTCTGCCATTTTCCTCCATATTTTATTAGTGCACGTGACGAGAGTGATGTTTGCACAAACCTTTGCCGGTATTGGGATGGCGACCTTGTGCGCTTGGATTGCACAAGGCTTCTACCTAGAACTCACAATGGATTGGACGCATGTGCCAATCTTTTTGTTTATCTACTTATTTGGTAACTTGTTCTACTTCCGCAATCAGATGGAACACGAGAATAAGGTGTCGTTGGCGAAATCTTTTGGAGCCGGTATCGCGCACGAGATGCGAAACCCCCTGAGCGGTTTGTTGACCTCTATTGATGTTATGCAGTCCATATTGCCGAACCCTAAAAGTGGTGATCACAAAGGGCAATATGCTTTAAGCAACGAAGAAGTCATACAGTTACGTGAAGTGGGCGATGAAGCGATGGAGATCATTCACTCAGGTAACGAGACGATTGACCTGTTACTGACTTCAATTGATGAAAACCGAGTATCTCGATCTACCTTCAAGAAGCATTCAGCTCAAGCGGTGATTGAGGGTGCGATAGACAGCTTTAACTACAAGCGTTCAGCCGATAAATCAGCAATCTCTTTAGATGTACAGAGTAACTTTGATTTCTTGGGTAGCGACACTCTGTTGAAGTACGTGATGTATAATTTGTTCAAGAACGCATTCCACCATCGCAGCCCTGAAGATTTTCATATTCATGTCACCATGTGTAGTGATGAATTGGCCAATCAAATAATGGTTACCGATAACGGGTCAGGCATCTCAAATGATGTGATTCGACGCATTTTCCAGGACTTTTATACTACTGGCCAATCGGGTAATTACGGCTTAGGTTTGCCATTTTGTCAGAAGGTAATGCGCTCGTTTGGTGGTGAAATTAAATGTCAGTCTGAAGTGGATCAATGGACACAGTTCACGATGACTTTTCCGTCTTTGTCTTCCCATTCGGTGAAAGAAATCAAGAATGAACTGACTAAACTTAAGACTGTGCTAATGGTGAGTGACCAGAAAGTTCTCACCAATAAAATGACTGAGGTAGCCCGTTTTATGGGGTTTGAGCTCACGGTGTTGGATGTAGCATCAGCGCTTAAAAATAAAGAATACCAGTTCGAATTCGACTTGATCTTCGTTGACATGGAGAGCTTGGATTTAAGAGCAAGTTGCCTCGATAGGATTGAATCTTTACTTTCATTCACTGAAGCTCGAATCATCTATTTGTATGAACATCACCCAATTAAACGTGTCCGAAACGTTGCTTTTGAACCTATTTGGGTGGAAACACAAGTTTGGCTACTGAATACCAAGGCGACCATTGAACGCTTACTTTTCGACTCAAACTATGTGATGCCATCAGTTTCTGTAAAACCGTTAGAGGCTACCAATAAGCGCACGATCATGGTGGTCGATGATAACGAATCTCTGCGCCGATTTACCGCGATGTTATTGGAAAAACAGGGTTTTGATGTCGTGCAGACAGAAGATGGACAACAAGCCTTAGACGCGTTGGATAGCGATGATATCGATTTAATTCTGATGGATATCGAGATGCCAATCATGGACGGTGTTGAAGCTTCTCGTCGAATTCGAAGCGCTAACAAAGCATACTCTTCAGTGCCAATTATTGCTCACACGGGTGACAGTTCTCCTGTGACATTGGAAAAAATGGAATCATCAGGCATGTCAGATTTTATTGTGAAACCGGCAGACAAAAATCGACTGTTCGACAAAATTGCTCACTGGATTTAGTGAATGCCATAGGTTGAAGCACACGACCATTTTGTCAGCGAACAAAGACACAAGAAAGAGCTCAGCGAAATGCTGGGCTCTTTTTGTATCGCGACATGATAGCGTCCATTCAGTCCTGCCGTTTATATTGATTATCGGAAGGGGTCTTATCTTTCAAAGAATCCTGTTGTGTGAATTGCCCTTACAATCACACGAACTCTAATTCCGGATGATTGTACGCCTCATGACAAACCGTGAGCACATGGTCAATGTCTCGTGGTGTCATGTCGGCATTCACTGAAAATCGGATTATGTTCTTGTTCTTCCCCGTCGCGGGGCGGCAGAACACAGCACCGAACACATCACGCTGTTCAAGGAAGTCGCGCACTCGCTCGGTGTTTGTTTCACTACCACACTCTAGTGCCACTATTTGAGACTCGCTGCGGATGTTAAAGCCAATCCGTTTGAGGCCAGTAGTAAGCGATTTAGCGCTTTTGAATAAGGCTTCTCGTTTGTCTTCTGAACCTTTTATGACCTCTAATGTTTTCTCTAAACGAACCACCTCTTGTGGTAACACGGTCGAGCTGAAAATAGCTGGATACGCGACAAAAGGTAAGGTTTCTGAAAGCTGCTTTGGCCCAAGGATAGCACCTGCACGATAGGCAAAGGTTTTAGCCAAGCTAACGGTAATAAAGTCGACTTGGTTAGTGAGGCCCAATGCGTGAACTAAGCCAGCACCATTTTCTCCATGCGTACCCAGTGAATGCGATTCATCAACGACAACGGCACAATCAAACTCTTGCGCCATTTCGTAGATGTCGCGTAGTGGGGCGATGGTGCCGATGGTGCTGTAAATCGAATCGACCACAATAACGCCTGAGCCGTGGCGCTCTAGCTGTTTGCGCAGGTGATTCATATTGTTATGCATAAATGGATGGGCTATTGCACCAGCCGCGCGAATACCTTCCCACAGCGACATGTGTGCAAAAAAGTCGATATACACAGGCGTAGCTGGCGGACAGATAGTTTGAAGTAATCCAATGTTGGCCGCCCAGCCAGATTGAGAAAGCAAACAACTTTCCATACCCACATAGCTTGCGAGTTCGGTTTCAAACGCAGGTTTAGACTCTTCATCTTGCAGGAAAATGGCCGACATCACCACGTTGTCATCGTTTTCACTGATCGCCGCTTGGTGAGCTTGTTGGATCTGCTTGTTGTGCGACAGGGCTAGGTAATCATTGCTCTGCATGACAACGGCGTTGCACGGTGGACGTTTACCCAACACCAAGTGTTTCTGACTTTGGTTCTGGGTAATCAGGTCTTGAATATAGAAGTTCAAGCGTTCTTCAATAAAGGAAGGTAATGGTTTTTTTTTGGTTTTATCACTCATAATAGTTCTCTTCAAATACAGGATAACGCCAGCGCTGACGGTTGTATATTGACGATTAAAAGTGAGGTGTCATTAGTCAAGTTGCATAATTTTGTGCGTGCTTGCAAACTCAGTATTTAAGGGTTTTGAGGCGAGTGAATTTCCTTACGGTTCGGGGCTTTAACCTAGTTTAGATGGGAATAATAGCCTTCTTTTTTATGATAAAAGGCTATTAAAATTTGGTGCTCGAATGGCTATGAAAAGGTCGATTATGAAAAGCTACGGTGTGCTAGCTTTGTTTATTAACTAGTACGTATTACCTATGAATTAGCACGTATTACCTATGAATGTGAATCAGTTCTATTAAGTCGTCTAATTGCTGCTTGGCTTTCCCATCTAACGAGTATCCAATATTGATGCGTAAGCAATTGCTGTAAAGGTCGAGAGTGCTGAACAGGTGTCCAAGCCTGATATCAATGTTCTGGTCGGCAACTGCCTGAGCAAAGGTTGATTGGTTCAAGTTGGGTATTTGTAACCAAAGCACCATGCCACCTTGTGGGTTACTTATCTTCACATCTTGAGGAAGATGCTGAGCCAAATAGCTTAGATATTGCTGGCGTAATGAAAGGATTTGAGCACACCTTCTTCGAATGTGTTTAGCGTATTGGCCTGATTCGATAAAGTCAGCAACCGCAAGCTGAGTGGGCAGAGCAACACCATAGCTTGCTGCCGAGAACTGAGCCTTGTATTCGTCTAAATATCTTCCCGGTAAGCACCAACCTAAACGATAACTTGGCGACAGGCTTTTCGATACTGAACCACACCACAGCACGTACCCACCTTTGTCATAGTATTTTGCTGGCAGTGGCGTGTGTGAGGAATAAGAAAGCTCCAGATACACATCATCTTCAATGATTGGTACT is a window from the Vibrio splendidus genome containing:
- a CDS encoding LysR family transcriptional regulator translates to MDKLEAMNVFVTIVERGSLSAAAEHLELSRTKVTRYLGELESWMDTRLLHRTTRSLSLTSAGKETLEVARELLALEASLAGIRNQSREHLKGQLRITASYSIVDSFLMDVIGRFIDKWPEVSIDIVSTDQTVNLVESRIDLAIRITNELTPNIVAKQLGECRSVICASPQYLKEKGTPSNAQDLAHHNCLSFSYFGKTAWTFKGPNGLESVPIKGNFSANTSEVLLSATLKGNGICLLPFPSVEGLIENGLLVPLLSEWKPKTLGVHAVYGTRKQITPLLRAFIDHLSNEMEQSTSW
- a CDS encoding TauD/TfdA dioxygenase family protein, coding for MLKIDPITPHIGARIHGVDLARCSANELDEVYQALITHQVIFLGDQVLSPEQHLMIAERFGRLEPAHPFFPCVESAPQVSVIETTRGNAPVESYWHTDLTWRSLPSKASLLHAQHIPSVGGDTIWCSMTAVFDSLDESMKAKLRGLSATHSLVAFEGIESDQIELDWHKSLIKTAHENPPVIHPVVQIHPETGKETLYINEQFTRYINELDRQESDVLLNQLFEIARCPEFQVRFKWDKGAMAIWDNRVTQHYAVIDYGDTPRKMHRVTVT
- a CDS encoding Vmh family MBL fold metallo-hydrolase, giving the protein MKKLSKILLSRTALLGTMSLGAMLAASSVVSAAELNITHYNPGENAIFPASSVLVSGEKEVILFDAQFSVADGQKLVDQIKATGKELSMVYISSGDPDFYFGLEPIVAAFPNVEVVASEAIVTHIKRTKDAKLEYWGPILEDNAPSKVIVPTVLNDTTLNLEGETIEVREINTHQAYLWVPSEKTVFGGVSVYSGVHVWMADTASKEIRSQWSQSLDRMKALEPEVVIPGHYLGEMPTGANGVQFTMDYVADIEKALVSISNPTSVDISDYMKKAYPQFKATEGDLELGAKVLSGEMEWH
- a CDS encoding methyl-accepting chemotaxis protein — protein: MFKKLSLKNKLAISASMAIILGGILVEALSFRASLQRLDIEVEQRLEGASASYNQYVSDWILSKERALTSLSKESKQDSLVTHLKQVRDSASFDNVFLAFPDGSQKNANGVVLPPGNDDPRLWGWYTNAVANPSKVFMDNPTVAAATGANVVSLGTAMQLHGQQVVLGADVEITDILNSLEQVILPGEGYMFIATNKGTVYTHPDTKLLNKNISSLGLNFSDVQKALTSGKDTSIELNGSDYVLYARAIDGTSLITVSVVNHDSLVAPLFDAVIGQVLATLLVVIVCTILFNVLCTILFRPLNHVSQALAQIANGSGDLTQRIHVENQDEVGELAHNFNTFVGSLQQLIGHIRGQSEQLNSQSEQSTQRANRSVDELNHQQQEITMVATAVTEMACATQEIASHAEQTAKAAQDSATSTNSGHALVVDTKGSINNLANEVNEAGNVISELNKHAQEISTVLATIQGIAEQTNLLALNAAIEAARAGEQGRGFAVVADEVRVLSQRTHSSTEEIKSTIDILQRTTAQAVELMESSSKLAIHSVEDADRASHALEEINTAVALISDMATQIATAAEEQTHVTGEITQNITTIKDVTDHLVVGAQDSLTESNELKSQAAGLSDKVATFKLA
- the cqsA gene encoding alpha-hydroxyketone-type quorum-sensing autoinducer synthase yields the protein MSDKTKKKPLPSFIEERLNFYIQDLITQNQSQKHLVLGKRPPCNAVVMQSNDYLALSHNKQIQQAHQAAISENDDNVVMSAIFLQDEESKPAFETELASYVGMESCLLSQSGWAANIGLLQTICPPATPVYIDFFAHMSLWEGIRAAGAIAHPFMHNNMNHLRKQLERHGSGVIVVDSIYSTIGTIAPLRDIYEMAQEFDCAVVVDESHSLGTHGENGAGLVHALGLTNQVDFITVSLAKTFAYRAGAILGPKQLSETLPFVAYPAIFSSTVLPQEVVRLEKTLEVIKGSEDKREALFKSAKSLTTGLKRIGFNIRSESQIVALECGSETNTERVRDFLEQRDVFGAVFCRPATGKNKNIIRFSVNADMTPRDIDHVLTVCHEAYNHPELEFV
- a CDS encoding ATP-binding response regulator, with the translated sequence MNAIRKVYQYAEPNLTLVGWMGFVGFPIYYIVWEFLFPQPYENLMLRLFCSVLFFGIIYRNSVPFEWRKYLPVYYQVAVTLCLPFFFFYMLLMNNWSNVWVMSFMSAIFLHILLVHVTRVMFAQTFAGIGMATLCAWIAQGFYLELTMDWTHVPIFLFIYLFGNLFYFRNQMEHENKVSLAKSFGAGIAHEMRNPLSGLLTSIDVMQSILPNPKSGDHKGQYALSNEEVIQLREVGDEAMEIIHSGNETIDLLLTSIDENRVSRSTFKKHSAQAVIEGAIDSFNYKRSADKSAISLDVQSNFDFLGSDTLLKYVMYNLFKNAFHHRSPEDFHIHVTMCSDELANQIMVTDNGSGISNDVIRRIFQDFYTTGQSGNYGLGLPFCQKVMRSFGGEIKCQSEVDQWTQFTMTFPSLSSHSVKEIKNELTKLKTVLMVSDQKVLTNKMTEVARFMGFELTVLDVASALKNKEYQFEFDLIFVDMESLDLRASCLDRIESLLSFTEARIIYLYEHHPIKRVRNVAFEPIWVETQVWLLNTKATIERLLFDSNYVMPSVSVKPLEATNKRTIMVVDDNESLRRFTAMLLEKQGFDVVQTEDGQQALDALDSDDIDLILMDIEMPIMDGVEASRRIRSANKAYSSVPIIAHTGDSSPVTLEKMESSGMSDFIVKPADKNRLFDKIAHWI
- a CDS encoding ACT domain-containing protein; amino-acid sequence: MTAITDLNILLKSMSPELIEGDYVFCTVDGGLADYVQLDPVATFREKEGLTLVLKEEVATKAQLDFDGVFGLITLSVHSSLEAVGLTAAFATKLGSYGISANVIAGYYHDHIFVQKDKAEAAMSALREFSEAD